A window from Manis javanica isolate MJ-LG chromosome 10, MJ_LKY, whole genome shotgun sequence encodes these proteins:
- the LOC108402335 gene encoding olfactory receptor 9K2 gives MGDRGTNNHSEVTDFILVGFRVCPELRILLFLLFLLVYAMVLLGNVGMMTIILTDPRLNTPMYFFLGNLSFVDLFYSSVIAPKAMTNFWSESKSISFGGCVTQLFLFALFIVTEGFLLAVMAYDRFIAICNPLLYSVQMSTRVCTQLVAGSYFCGCISSVLQTSMTFTLSFCASRTIDHFYCDTRPLQRISCSDLFFNRIISFSLSCIIILPTIVVIIVSYVYIVSKVLKIPSTEGRKKAFSTCSSHLGVVSVLYGAVFFMYLTPDRFPELSKVASLCYTLVTPMLNPLIYSLRNRDVKEALKKLEGKKNTIL, from the coding sequence ATGGGAGACAGGGGAACGAACAATCACTCAGAAGTGACTGACTTCATTCTTGTAGGCTTCAGGGTCTGCCCAGAGCTCCGCATTCTCCTCTTCCTGTTATTTCTGCTTGTGTATGCCATGGTCCTTCTAGGGAATGTTGGGATGATGACCATTATTTTGACTGATCCCCGGCTGAACACACCAATGTATTTCTTCCTAGGCAACCTCTCTTTCGTTGATCTCTTCTATTCATCTGTTATTGCACCCAAAGCTATGACCAACTTCTGGTCTGAGAGCAAGTCCATCTCCTTTGGAGGCTGTGTCACCCAGCTCTTTCTCTTTGCTCTCTTCATTGTGACTGAGGGATTTCTCCTGGCCGTCATGGCTTATGACCGCTTCATTGCCATCTGCAACCCACTCCTCTACTCTGTCCAGATGTCAACACGTGTCTGCACCCAGTTGGTAGCTGGTTCCTATTTCTGTGGCTGCATCAGCTCAGTTCTTCAGACCAGCATGACTTTTACTTTATCCTTCTGTGCTTCTCGGACCATTGACCACTTCTACTGTGATACTCGCCCACTTCAGAGGATATCTTGTTCTGATCTCTTCTTCAAtagaattatttctttttccttatcctGCATCATTATCCTGCCAACCATCGTAGTTATTATTGTTTCTTATGTATATATTGTGTCCAAAGTTCTAAAGATACCCTCCACTGAGGGGCGGAAGAAAGCCTTCTCCACTTGCAGCTCTCACCTAGGAGTCGTGAGTGTGCTGTACGGTGCGGTCTTCTTCATGTATCTCACTCCTGACAGATTTCCTGAGCTGAGTAAAGTGGCCTCCCTATGTTACACCCTAGTCACTCCCATGTTGAATCCTTTGATTTACTCTCTCAGAAACAGAGATGTCAAAGAGGCTCTAAAaaaacttgaaggaaaaaaaaatactattcttTGA